One Bacteroidota bacterium genomic window carries:
- the rplO gene encoding 50S ribosomal protein L15, protein MDLSNLKPAEGSVHSEKRIARGQGSGHGGTSTRGHKGAQSRSGYSRKIGFEGGQMPLQRRIPKNGFNNFNRVEYKGINLSTLQRLSEKKSLSEIDIKVLIDAGLASKNDLVKILAKGELKAKLNVKAHAFSKKAIEAIESVKGTAEKI, encoded by the coding sequence ATGGATTTAAGTAATTTAAAACCCGCCGAAGGTTCAGTTCATTCCGAAAAAAGAATTGCCAGAGGACAAGGCTCCGGACATGGCGGTACTAGTACACGTGGTCATAAGGGGGCTCAATCTCGTTCGGGTTATTCCAGAAAAATCGGATTCGAAGGAGGCCAAATGCCATTGCAACGCCGCATACCTAAAAACGGCTTCAATAATTTTAACCGCGTCGAATACAAAGGCATTAATCTTTCAACATTGCAACGTCTTTCTGAAAAGAAAAGCCTCAGCGAAATTGATATAAAAGTGCTTATTGATGCTGGGTTAGCTTCGAAAAACGACTTGGTGAAGATTTTGGCTAAAGGCGAATTAAAAGCCAAATTAAATGTGAAAGCCCACGCTTTTTCAAAAAAGGCCATCGAAGCAATCGAATCTGTAAAAGGAACTGCCGAAAAAATCTAA
- the rpmD gene encoding 50S ribosomal protein L30, whose translation MSKLKITQIRSKIGSPQRQKATLEALGLGKVNSSVTLEATPQVKGMIVKVNHLVKVEEI comes from the coding sequence ATGAGCAAATTGAAAATTACCCAGATACGTAGCAAAATTGGTAGTCCACAGCGTCAAAAAGCTACATTAGAGGCTCTTGGCCTTGGCAAAGTAAACAGCAGTGTTACACTCGAGGCCACTCCCCAGGTAAAGGGAATGATTGTAAAGGTGAATCATTTAGTAAAAGTAGAAGAAATATAA
- the rpsE gene encoding 30S ribosomal protein S5 produces MASTIRKVKTTDLELKDRLVSIQRVTKVTKGGRTFSFSAIVVVGNENGVVGYGLGKASEVTTAISKGVEDAKKNLIKVPILRGTIPHEQVAKYGGASVFLKPASSGTGVKAGGAMRAVLESVGIHDVLAKSKGSSNPHNLVKATFEALLELRDAYAVAQQRSVSLDKVFNG; encoded by the coding sequence ATGGCAAGCACAATCAGAAAGGTTAAGACGACAGATCTTGAATTAAAGGATAGATTAGTTAGCATACAACGTGTTACCAAGGTTACAAAAGGGGGTCGCACATTTAGCTTCTCAGCTATTGTAGTGGTTGGAAACGAAAATGGAGTAGTTGGATACGGACTGGGAAAGGCCAGCGAGGTTACCACCGCTATTTCAAAGGGTGTGGAAGATGCTAAGAAAAACCTGATTAAAGTACCCATCCTCAGAGGAACCATTCCCCACGAGCAGGTAGCCAAATATGGGGGAGCTTCAGTATTTCTGAAACCAGCCTCAAGTGGTACAGGAGTTAAAGCAGGTGGTGCGATGCGTGCCGTATTAGAAAGTGTTGGAATACACGATGTGCTTGCTAAATCAAAAGGATCTTCAAACCCGCACAACCTTGTTAAGGCTACTTTCGAAGCACTTCTTGAACTTCGCGATGCCTATGCTGTGGCACAGCAGCGTTCGGTAAGTCTTGACAAAGTATTTAACGGATAA